The genomic interval AATCCGCTTCCGGTCGCGCGCTATCACTCGCTGGTTGGCAGCAACATTCCCGCCGGGCTGACGATCAACGCCTCGTTTGAAGGCATGGTGATGGCTGTGCGCCACGATGCGGACCGCGTCTGCGGCCTGCAGTTCCACCCGGAATCGATTCTGACCTCCCACGGCGCCCGCCTGCTGGAGCAGACGCTCGACTGGGCGTTACAGAAGCTGGAGCAGACCAATACCCTGCAGCCGATTCTCGAAAAACTGTACCAGGCGCAGACCCTGAGCCAGCAGGAGAGCCACCAGCTCTTCTCCGCCGTGGTTCGCGGTGAGCTGAAACCTGAACAGCTGGCGGCCGCGCTGGTGAGCATGAAGGTGCGCGGCGAAAGCCCGCAGGAGATCGCCGGTGCCGCTACGGCCCTGCTGGAAAATGCCGCCCCGTTCCCGCGCCCGGACTATCAGTTTGCCGATATCGTCGGCACCGGCGGTGACGGCAGTAATAGCATCAATATCTCCACCGCCAGCGCCTTCGTGGCGGCGGCGTGCGGTTTGAAGGTCGCGAAGCACGGTAACCGCAGCGTTTCCAGCCGGTCAGGTTCTTCCGATTTGCTCGCCGCATTCGGTATTAATCTCGATATGAACGCCGAGCGTTCCCGCGAAGCGCTGGATGACCTGGGCGTCTGCTTCCTGTTTGCGCCGAAGTACCATACCGGTTTCCGCCACGCGATGCCGGTTCGTCAGCAGCTTAAAACGCGCACGCTGTTTAACGTGCTCGGCCCGCTGATCAACCCGGCTCACCCACCGCTGGCGCTGATTGGTGTCTACAGTCCGGAACTGGTTCTGCCGATTGCCGAGACGCTGCGCGTGCTGGGTTACCAACGTGCCGCCGTGGTGCACAGCGGCGGTATGGATGAGGTTTCTCTTCATGCGCCTACGCTTGTGGCCGAACTGCGCGATGGTGAAATCCTGAGCTACCAGCTGGAAGCTGCCGACTTCGGTCTTGCGCCATACCATCAGGAAGCGCTGGCAGGCGGTACGCCGGAAGAAAACCGTGACATTCTCACGCGCTTATTACAAGGTAAAGGAGAGGTCGCACACGAGGCAGCGGTTGCTGCCAACGTCGCCATGCTGATGCGTTTGCACGGTGAGGAAGACCTGAAGGCCAACGTTCAAAAAGTTCTGGATGTACTGCGCTCCGGTGCAGCTTACGATCGCGTTACCGCACTTGCGGCAAGAGGGTAAAGAATGCAGACCGTTTTAGCGAAAATCGTTGCCGATAAGGCCATCTGGG from Enterobacter sp. JBIWA008 carries:
- the trpD gene encoding bifunctional anthranilate synthase glutamate amidotransferase component TrpG/anthranilate phosphoribosyltransferase TrpD, yielding MADILLLDNIDSFTYNLADQLRANGHNVVIYRNHVPAQTLIDRLATMQNPVLMLSPGPGAPSEAGCMPELLTRMRGKLPIVGICLGHQAIVEAYGGYVGQAGEILHGKASSIEHDGQAMFAGLPNPLPVARYHSLVGSNIPAGLTINASFEGMVMAVRHDADRVCGLQFHPESILTSHGARLLEQTLDWALQKLEQTNTLQPILEKLYQAQTLSQQESHQLFSAVVRGELKPEQLAAALVSMKVRGESPQEIAGAATALLENAAPFPRPDYQFADIVGTGGDGSNSINISTASAFVAAACGLKVAKHGNRSVSSRSGSSDLLAAFGINLDMNAERSREALDDLGVCFLFAPKYHTGFRHAMPVRQQLKTRTLFNVLGPLINPAHPPLALIGVYSPELVLPIAETLRVLGYQRAAVVHSGGMDEVSLHAPTLVAELRDGEILSYQLEAADFGLAPYHQEALAGGTPEENRDILTRLLQGKGEVAHEAAVAANVAMLMRLHGEEDLKANVQKVLDVLRSGAAYDRVTALAARG